The Buttiauxella selenatireducens genome has a window encoding:
- a CDS encoding cytochrome c-type biogenesis protein CcmH, whose protein sequence is MKRGWLLIVAFLFSFNVLAAIDTFQFKDEAQEQQFRQLTEQLRCPKCQNNSIADSNAMIASDMRLKVYELQQQGKTKQQIIDYMVDRYGNFVTYEPPMTPATLILWVLPVLFILGGAGVIVMRSRKRRVHFTDEPESEASPVITKKAHFWFFAPGAVVLIVVSVGVYLKTSDIKQVQAWQKVSNQTPQLLKRALDPQAKPLDMPEMANLGLGLRTQLQYEPDNIEGWMMLGRIGMVLNNATIATQAFAHAFKLSPSDSNVKLGYAEVLTRSGDPQDNQLGGNLLRELLKTDHTNVRVLSLLAFNAFEQQQYREAIGAWQIMLQVLPANDQRRAVVQRSIEQAKAAQAGMNNTKPESVEQK, encoded by the coding sequence ATGAAACGCGGATGGCTACTGATCGTCGCATTCCTGTTCTCGTTTAATGTTCTGGCGGCAATAGATACCTTTCAGTTCAAAGACGAAGCGCAGGAGCAGCAATTCCGGCAGTTGACTGAACAACTGCGCTGCCCGAAATGCCAGAACAACAGCATTGCAGATTCCAATGCGATGATTGCCTCTGACATGCGTCTGAAAGTCTATGAGCTGCAACAGCAGGGGAAAACCAAACAGCAAATTATCGACTATATGGTCGACCGCTACGGTAATTTCGTGACTTACGAACCGCCGATGACCCCTGCCACCCTTATTTTGTGGGTGCTCCCGGTGCTGTTTATTCTTGGTGGCGCGGGAGTGATTGTGATGCGTAGCCGCAAACGGCGCGTACATTTTACTGACGAGCCCGAAAGTGAAGCGTCTCCAGTTATTACCAAAAAGGCACACTTCTGGTTTTTCGCCCCAGGGGCGGTGGTGTTGATTGTGGTGAGCGTGGGCGTATATCTGAAAACCTCGGACATCAAGCAAGTGCAAGCCTGGCAAAAAGTCTCAAATCAGACTCCTCAATTGTTAAAACGCGCATTAGATCCGCAAGCAAAACCATTGGATATGCCGGAAATGGCCAATCTTGGCCTTGGTTTACGGACTCAGTTGCAATATGAACCTGACAATATTGAGGGCTGGATGATGCTCGGGCGAATAGGTATGGTTCTGAATAATGCAACAATTGCTACTCAAGCCTTTGCACATGCGTTTAAACTGTCGCCCTCCGACAGTAATGTAAAGCTGGGCTATGCTGAAGTATTGACCCGCAGTGGAGATCCGCAAGATAACCAACTGGGTGGTAATCTGTTAAGAGAGCTCCTCAAAACGGACCATACGAATGTTCGTGTATTAAGCCTGTTGGCATTTAATGCATTTGAACAACAACAGTACCGCGAAGCGATTGGTGCATGGCAAATCATGTTGCAAGTTCTACCAGCAAACGATCAGCGCCGGGCCGTGGTGCAAAGAAGCATCGAACAGGCAAAGGCAGCGCAAGCTGGGATGAATAACACCAAACCTGAGAGCGTAGAGCAAAAATAA
- the mlaA gene encoding phospholipid-binding lipoprotein MlaA has product MNFRLTGLVLAATVLVGCASSADTQPQGRSDPLEGFNRAMYDFNFNVLDPYVVRPVAVVWRDYVPQPARNGLSNFTSNLEEPASMVNNFIQGDPYQGMVHFTRFFLNSLLGMGGFIDVAGMANQKLQRLEPNRFGTTLGHYGVGYGPYVHLPAYGSFTLREDGGELVDDLYAPLSWLTWWMSLGKWTLEGIETRAQLLDSEGLLKQSSDPYILVREAYFQRHDFQANGGKLTPTENPNAESIQDDLKDIDSQ; this is encoded by the coding sequence ATGAATTTCCGCCTGACCGGGTTAGTACTGGCCGCTACTGTTTTAGTGGGCTGTGCGAGTTCGGCCGATACACAACCGCAAGGGCGTTCGGACCCGCTGGAAGGGTTCAACCGCGCTATGTACGATTTCAACTTCAATGTGTTGGATCCGTATGTTGTGCGCCCGGTTGCTGTGGTGTGGCGTGATTACGTACCGCAACCGGCACGTAATGGGCTGAGCAACTTCACCAGTAACCTCGAAGAACCTGCTTCTATGGTGAACAACTTTATCCAGGGCGACCCGTATCAGGGGATGGTGCATTTCACCCGTTTCTTCCTGAATAGCTTATTGGGTATGGGTGGTTTCATTGATGTCGCAGGGATGGCAAATCAGAAATTACAACGTCTTGAGCCAAACCGTTTTGGTACTACACTTGGGCATTATGGCGTGGGCTATGGTCCATATGTGCATTTACCTGCCTACGGTAGCTTCACGCTTCGTGAAGATGGTGGTGAGTTGGTAGACGATTTGTATGCCCCACTTTCCTGGCTAACCTGGTGGATGTCACTGGGCAAATGGACGCTTGAAGGTATCGAAACGCGTGCGCAATTGTTGGATTCTGAAGGCTTGCTGAAACAATCTTCAGACCCGTATATTTTGGTGCGTGAAGCTTACTTCCAACGTCATGATTTCCAGGCAAACGGCGGGAAACTCACTCCAACAGAGAACCCGAATGCCGAGTCTATTCAGGATGATTTGAAAGATATCGACTCTCAGTAA
- a CDS encoding glycyl-radical enzyme activating protein yields the protein MKTTGIVFDIQKFCINDGPGVRTTVFLKGCQMRCLWCHNPESMSQRKQLSFNADKCLNCQACAQVCAHHRFVDGIHQIDFAACDGCGKCVEVCPAQALKIYGEEVTAEQIVQEVLKDKIYFAKTGGGITLSGGEALHQFTFALELAHLSKQAGLHVCLETNGASKSAHYQQIAPFVDCFLVDYKATGDKLHKTLTGLSRRLVDENMALLHQLGCPVILRCPLIPGYNLSLEHFQAIGEMVERFDNILHVEILPYHNFGARKAREIGEIYTVDSEMPDEATIQLWITALSRNGKIKVVHA from the coding sequence ATGAAAACAACAGGCATCGTCTTTGATATTCAGAAGTTTTGCATCAATGACGGCCCCGGCGTGCGAACCACCGTGTTTCTCAAAGGCTGCCAAATGCGCTGCCTTTGGTGCCACAACCCGGAATCGATGAGCCAGCGCAAGCAACTGTCGTTCAATGCAGATAAATGCCTGAACTGCCAGGCGTGCGCCCAGGTCTGTGCTCACCATCGCTTTGTCGATGGGATACACCAAATCGATTTCGCTGCTTGTGATGGCTGTGGAAAGTGCGTTGAGGTATGCCCGGCACAGGCGCTGAAAATCTACGGTGAAGAGGTCACTGCTGAGCAGATTGTTCAGGAAGTGCTGAAAGATAAAATCTATTTTGCTAAAACCGGTGGAGGGATAACCCTCTCCGGTGGCGAAGCGCTGCATCAGTTTACTTTCGCACTGGAACTTGCCCACCTTAGCAAGCAGGCAGGTTTGCATGTATGCCTGGAAACCAATGGCGCATCAAAAAGCGCGCATTATCAGCAAATCGCCCCTTTTGTGGATTGCTTCCTGGTGGATTACAAAGCCACAGGCGACAAACTGCACAAAACCCTGACCGGTTTAAGCCGCCGGTTGGTAGACGAAAATATGGCGCTGTTACATCAGCTCGGTTGTCCTGTGATCCTGCGATGCCCGTTAATCCCAGGCTATAACCTGAGTCTTGAACATTTTCAGGCAATAGGCGAAATGGTAGAGCGTTTTGACAACATCCTGCATGTCGAGATCCTGCCCTATCATAATTTTGGTGCCCGAAAAGCACGTGAAATTGGCGAGATTTATACGGTAGATAGTGAAATGCCAGATGAGGCGACGATTCAACTTTGGATTACGGCGCTGAGTCGCAACGGTAAAATCAAAGTGGTTCATGCCTGA
- a CDS encoding pyruvate formate lyase family protein, with translation MSAPVIAEQVDVNKKIPCEKTPVEQLAVMEAYTLAHRSESSPLIREVKCLQALYPNLFRTIQPEDKIIGRLDVLPIGFGCVTSVGGVGHYCNFSKLAEFKSSLPEGLHHRIDALLDYWHTHDTRSIYFRQTLKDDTLGKFVDVNYPAIATARLSGMYLDYNLLIDLGLTGLREKIQHKLDAAIAREDEQAITLHQAFLGMLSIVVTVIDRHIQLAANELETMPDLARKQHLSALIDALMHIRTQKPETFLQGIQLSWLYSLCAGVVNYGRMDDYLGALLVHDLNAGLLTEREAIDYIRSHYRLIEARKTTVNGRVIVGGRGRRQPEHADVYCRLAIQAVQENQDTEPQFTLRIYQGMNPAIYQQALDVIGTGITYPILYNDDVNIPAVMHSMQVSEEDAEQYVPFGCGEFVLSGRSVGTPNTCMNVLKILNIALTGGIDFWDGKNKSGGVVLKTPQQISRFDDVMSNYKNLLNYYIAITAKAQASSYSVMNQQVGFLLTSLLTSDCIEREKTLLNGGAYRLGGTNETYGNTNASDSLAAIKKVIFEQQKYDYATLIEALKVDFVGHEKMRNDLINAPKFGNDDGYADEIAVEMHEYICNGVRDAAQQVGLDSYLVVIINNQVNTEWGRATSASADGRQCGVYMSNANNPQSGADKNGPTAMLNSLVKLDAKYHAGSVQNIKFSKTLFNTRRPLVNALMEGYFEQGGPQLMVSVVGKGELEAAYQHPENYPNLIVRVGGFSARFVNLDRDVQLEILNRTLND, from the coding sequence ATGAGCGCTCCCGTTATCGCCGAGCAGGTCGACGTCAACAAGAAGATCCCCTGCGAGAAAACGCCTGTCGAACAACTTGCTGTTATGGAGGCCTACACTCTGGCGCATCGCAGCGAAAGCTCGCCGTTAATACGCGAAGTAAAATGCCTGCAAGCCTTGTATCCAAACCTCTTTCGCACTATTCAACCGGAAGACAAAATCATTGGTCGCCTGGACGTACTGCCGATTGGATTTGGTTGTGTCACGTCCGTTGGCGGTGTGGGGCATTACTGTAACTTCAGCAAACTGGCAGAATTTAAATCCTCGCTCCCTGAAGGTCTTCATCACCGAATTGATGCCCTGCTTGATTACTGGCACACCCATGACACGCGATCGATCTACTTCCGCCAAACGCTCAAAGACGACACGCTGGGCAAATTTGTCGATGTTAATTATCCGGCGATTGCCACAGCCCGCCTTAGCGGCATGTACCTTGACTACAATTTGCTGATTGATCTTGGGCTGACAGGCTTAAGAGAGAAAATCCAGCACAAGCTTGATGCGGCCATTGCGCGTGAGGATGAGCAGGCAATCACGCTTCATCAAGCGTTCCTCGGTATGTTGAGCATTGTCGTCACCGTGATTGACCGCCATATTCAGCTCGCGGCAAACGAACTGGAAACCATGCCAGACCTGGCACGCAAACAACATCTTTCCGCTTTAATTGATGCACTCATGCACATTCGCACGCAGAAACCAGAAACCTTCCTGCAAGGGATTCAACTGAGCTGGCTGTATAGCCTGTGTGCCGGTGTGGTGAACTACGGGCGCATGGATGACTATCTGGGTGCGCTATTGGTCCATGATTTAAACGCCGGGTTGCTAACTGAAAGGGAAGCGATTGATTATATTCGTTCCCATTACCGACTCATTGAAGCACGTAAAACCACGGTCAATGGTCGTGTCATTGTTGGTGGTCGCGGGCGTCGCCAACCTGAACATGCCGATGTTTACTGCCGCCTCGCCATTCAGGCTGTGCAGGAAAACCAGGATACAGAACCCCAGTTCACCCTGCGCATTTACCAGGGAATGAACCCAGCCATTTATCAGCAAGCGCTGGACGTGATTGGCACCGGCATCACCTACCCGATTTTGTATAACGACGATGTCAATATTCCGGCAGTCATGCACTCCATGCAGGTTAGCGAGGAAGATGCAGAGCAGTACGTGCCCTTTGGCTGCGGTGAGTTTGTGCTGTCAGGGCGCAGCGTGGGTACGCCAAATACCTGCATGAACGTGCTGAAAATTCTCAATATTGCGTTGACCGGTGGCATCGACTTTTGGGATGGGAAAAACAAAAGTGGCGGTGTAGTGCTGAAAACACCACAGCAAATCAGCCGCTTTGACGATGTGATGAGCAATTATAAAAACCTGCTCAACTACTACATCGCCATCACCGCAAAAGCCCAAGCCTCTTCGTATAGCGTAATGAATCAGCAGGTCGGTTTTCTGCTGACCAGTTTGCTCACCAGTGATTGCATTGAGCGGGAAAAAACATTGCTCAACGGTGGTGCTTATCGTCTTGGCGGCACCAACGAAACTTACGGTAATACCAACGCTTCAGACTCCCTTGCGGCGATTAAAAAAGTCATCTTTGAGCAGCAAAAGTACGATTACGCCACGCTGATTGAAGCGCTAAAAGTGGACTTTGTTGGCCATGAAAAAATGCGCAACGACCTGATTAACGCGCCAAAATTCGGTAACGATGACGGCTACGCTGACGAAATTGCCGTAGAGATGCACGAGTATATTTGCAATGGTGTACGTGATGCCGCGCAGCAGGTTGGGCTCGACAGCTACCTGGTGGTGATTATCAATAATCAGGTTAATACCGAGTGGGGCCGCGCCACCAGCGCGTCAGCAGACGGTCGTCAATGTGGCGTTTACATGAGTAATGCCAACAACCCGCAAAGTGGTGCCGATAAAAATGGCCCAACGGCCATGCTGAACTCATTGGTGAAACTGGACGCTAAGTATCACGCCGGTTCAGTGCAAAACATCAAGTTCAGCAAAACGTTGTTTAATACCCGTCGCCCGCTGGTCAATGCGTTAATGGAAGGCTACTTCGAGCAAGGTGGGCCGCAACTCATGGTAAGCGTGGTGGGCAAAGGCGAACTGGAAGCGGCTTATCAGCATCCGGAAAACTATCCCAACCTGATAGTTCGGGTCGGTGGGTTTAGTGCCCGCTTTGTGAACTTAGACCGTGATGTACAACTGGAGATCCTTAACCGCACGCTGAACGATTAA
- a CDS encoding PTS fructose transporter subunit IIABC, with the protein MNGLLSKELICLNLNAREKHQVFHEMAELLWQAGHITDISQFVADVWDREDTGNTGFEGGVAIPHAKSPVVKQAAVVVGISPQGIEYGAEDGKPSHVFLMIASPHNASNLHIEILAQLSSRLIEDGFMETLLQATSQEEVLALFTAQATPENDSREVRQDKGLILGVTGCPVGVAHTYLAAEAIVKAAREMGYEVKVETNGSIGVKDSPTAEEIARADAVVVACDKQVDLDRFAGKKVVICGVKSAIKGATGLIEQALSAPLYQVTSSSKAKPASTTSSGSMLYKSLMNGVSYMIPFVVVGGLLIALSLALGGVPTEQGLSIPAGSLWNKVLSVGVVGFTLMIPILSGYIAYAIADRPGLAPGLIGGWIANNGSFYDASAGTGFIGAIVAGLLVGYFVKWLTHFNYSKMVQPLVPIMIAPIAGTLFIAAIFMFVIGAPIADLMTALNHMLANLSTGNVIVIGIVMGLMQGFDMGGPFGKVVFMFSVGLIAQGQTQFMGAQAVAIPVAPLGMALAAFMGRRFGLFDDEEYENGKAAAAMGLVGISEGAIPFAARDPFAVIPANMIGSAVACCLGFIFSLHCNVAHGGPIIVLLGGFDKPLLALVAMAAGVVSTATIAIALKRFKMMRNRQHAVMDVA; encoded by the coding sequence ATGAATGGCTTATTAAGCAAAGAGCTTATCTGCTTGAATCTGAACGCCCGCGAAAAACATCAGGTCTTCCACGAGATGGCTGAATTACTGTGGCAGGCGGGCCATATCACTGATATTTCACAATTTGTCGCGGATGTTTGGGATCGTGAAGATACGGGAAATACCGGGTTTGAAGGCGGTGTGGCTATCCCGCATGCTAAAAGCCCGGTGGTGAAACAGGCCGCGGTAGTCGTCGGGATCAGTCCACAAGGGATTGAATATGGCGCTGAAGATGGAAAGCCCTCGCACGTTTTCTTGATGATCGCTTCTCCGCATAACGCGTCCAATTTGCATATCGAGATCCTTGCCCAGCTCTCCTCACGTCTTATCGAAGACGGCTTCATGGAAACGCTATTACAGGCAACTTCACAGGAGGAAGTGTTAGCGCTGTTCACGGCGCAAGCCACGCCCGAAAATGACAGCCGAGAGGTCAGGCAGGATAAGGGGTTGATTCTTGGTGTCACCGGCTGTCCGGTTGGCGTGGCGCACACTTACCTGGCTGCGGAAGCTATTGTTAAAGCCGCCAGAGAAATGGGTTATGAAGTGAAAGTGGAGACCAACGGCTCCATTGGCGTTAAGGATTCACCCACTGCCGAAGAGATTGCCCGGGCAGATGCGGTGGTGGTGGCTTGTGATAAACAAGTCGATCTCGACCGTTTTGCCGGAAAGAAAGTGGTTATCTGCGGCGTGAAATCGGCGATTAAAGGCGCTACAGGCTTAATTGAACAAGCGCTTTCGGCACCGCTCTACCAGGTGACAAGCAGCAGTAAGGCAAAACCGGCTTCGACAACGTCGTCAGGTTCAATGCTGTATAAATCACTGATGAACGGGGTGTCATATATGATCCCCTTTGTGGTGGTCGGCGGTTTGTTAATTGCGTTATCCCTGGCATTGGGAGGGGTACCGACCGAGCAGGGACTAAGTATTCCTGCTGGTAGCTTGTGGAACAAAGTACTGAGCGTTGGCGTGGTTGGCTTTACGCTGATGATCCCGATTCTTTCTGGTTACATTGCCTACGCTATTGCTGACCGGCCGGGGTTGGCGCCAGGATTGATTGGCGGCTGGATTGCGAACAATGGTTCTTTCTACGATGCCAGCGCAGGCACCGGATTTATTGGTGCCATTGTTGCGGGGCTGCTCGTCGGCTACTTCGTGAAATGGTTGACGCATTTTAACTACTCAAAAATGGTCCAGCCGTTGGTGCCCATTATGATTGCACCCATCGCCGGTACGCTGTTTATCGCTGCAATCTTTATGTTTGTCATTGGCGCACCCATCGCTGATTTGATGACGGCGCTTAACCACATGCTGGCGAACCTCTCTACTGGCAACGTTATCGTTATCGGTATTGTGATGGGGTTGATGCAGGGGTTCGACATGGGCGGACCCTTCGGTAAAGTCGTGTTTATGTTCAGCGTGGGGTTGATTGCCCAAGGGCAAACGCAGTTTATGGGGGCTCAGGCTGTGGCGATTCCTGTTGCACCTTTAGGCATGGCGCTGGCTGCATTTATGGGCAGACGCTTTGGGCTGTTTGATGATGAAGAATATGAGAATGGCAAAGCCGCTGCCGCGATGGGGTTGGTAGGGATTTCTGAAGGCGCGATTCCTTTTGCCGCGCGTGATCCCTTTGCCGTGATCCCTGCAAACATGATTGGCTCTGCGGTAGCTTGTTGTCTGGGCTTCATCTTTAGTCTGCATTGTAACGTGGCACATGGTGGGCCAATCATTGTCCTGCTGGGCGGATTCGACAAGCCGTTGTTGGCGCTGGTTGCAATGGCTGCCGGTGTGGTTTCTACCGCGACGATTGCTATTGCCCTGAAACGTTTTAAAATGATGCGCAACCGTCAACACGCGGTTATGGATGTCGCCTGA
- a CDS encoding GntR family transcriptional regulator, with translation MKYIDIYHLLKEKIIKGSYLPYAPLEGEHALAQVYQVSRPTIQKAIARLKRESFVHTRQGAGIFVNPPEFYQDNSVISISERIQSDQKLDNVVLLFDTQQAEGELADYFPQPPGSLLIHYRRMRIINEQPAIIEETWMPSSLFPEFTREDCSHSVLQYIEQTCGLAISHDVKTLSGKALNQEEAWLLRTQEGRICLSIRHKVFLQSGQMAQYTLETLLSNEVTTVSMR, from the coding sequence ATGAAATACATCGATATTTATCATTTGTTAAAAGAGAAGATAATTAAAGGCAGCTATCTTCCTTATGCGCCGCTGGAAGGTGAACACGCTCTGGCACAGGTTTATCAGGTTAGCCGTCCGACAATTCAAAAAGCGATTGCCAGACTCAAGCGTGAATCTTTTGTGCATACCCGGCAGGGGGCCGGTATTTTTGTGAATCCCCCTGAGTTTTACCAGGACAACAGCGTGATATCGATTTCTGAACGCATTCAAAGCGACCAGAAACTGGATAACGTGGTGCTGCTTTTTGATACTCAGCAGGCTGAAGGGGAGTTGGCAGACTACTTTCCCCAGCCGCCGGGCAGTTTGCTGATTCATTACCGTCGGATGCGCATCATTAATGAGCAACCCGCGATTATCGAAGAAACCTGGATGCCGAGTTCACTTTTCCCGGAATTTACCCGCGAAGATTGTAGCCATTCAGTGCTGCAATATATTGAACAGACGTGCGGGTTAGCTATTAGCCACGATGTTAAAACACTTTCCGGAAAAGCACTGAATCAGGAAGAAGCCTGGCTGCTGCGCACGCAAGAAGGGCGGATTTGTCTTTCTATTCGCCACAAAGTGTTTTTACAAAGCGGGCAAATGGCGCAGTACACCCTGGAAACGTTGCTTTCTAATGAGGTGACGACGGTTTCGATGCGTTAA
- the fadL gene encoding long-chain fatty acid transporter FadL: protein MSQKNLFTKSALAVAVAIVSSQAYSAGFQLNEFSSSGLGRAYSGEGAIADDAGNVSRNPALITMFDRPTFSGGAVFIDPDVNIAGTSPTGRSTDANNIAPTAWVPNFHFVAPINEQFGWGASVTSNYGLATEFTDDYTAGSMGGKTDLTTMNLNLSGAYRLNSNWSFGLGFDAVYAKAKIERYAGDLGQIVAGSGALPPSLAGPVSRIPSDTQIAHLKGDEWGYGWNAGILYEINKDNRYSLTYRSEIKIDFDGDYKSNLPSAYNPLLSKFGLPAGTNGQTVPGSLTLNLPEMWELSGYNKVDPQWAIHYSIAYTSWSQFQELKATGNNGQTLFYKDESFKDAYRIALGTTYYMDKNWTFRTGIAFDDSPVPADHRSISIPDQDRFWLSAGTTYAFNEDASVDVGVSYMHGQHVEFKEGPYTFQSDGKAWLYGMNFNYAF from the coding sequence ATGAGCCAGAAAAACCTGTTTACAAAGTCAGCCCTCGCGGTTGCAGTGGCAATAGTCTCATCGCAGGCGTACTCGGCCGGCTTTCAATTAAACGAGTTCTCTTCCTCAGGCCTAGGCCGAGCTTATTCCGGGGAAGGCGCAATCGCAGACGATGCGGGTAACGTCAGCCGTAACCCGGCGTTAATCACCATGTTTGACCGCCCAACCTTCTCTGGCGGTGCGGTGTTTATTGACCCGGATGTGAATATTGCTGGCACATCCCCAACGGGCCGTAGCACTGATGCTAACAACATCGCGCCGACCGCCTGGGTTCCAAACTTCCACTTTGTTGCACCCATTAATGAACAATTTGGTTGGGGAGCATCTGTTACATCTAACTACGGTTTAGCAACAGAATTTACTGACGATTACACCGCAGGCTCAATGGGCGGCAAAACCGACCTGACGACGATGAACCTGAACCTGAGCGGTGCATATCGTTTAAACAGCAACTGGAGCTTCGGTCTTGGCTTTGATGCTGTTTACGCTAAAGCGAAAATCGAGCGTTACGCAGGTGATCTTGGTCAAATTGTCGCAGGCTCTGGCGCATTGCCTCCTTCCCTGGCAGGCCCTGTTTCCCGCATTCCTTCCGACACTCAAATCGCGCATCTGAAAGGTGATGAGTGGGGTTACGGTTGGAACGCCGGTATCCTTTATGAAATCAATAAAGATAACCGCTACAGCTTAACCTACCGTTCCGAAATCAAAATCGACTTCGACGGCGACTATAAGAGCAATTTACCTTCCGCTTACAACCCGTTGTTGTCTAAATTTGGCTTACCTGCAGGCACCAATGGGCAAACCGTTCCAGGTTCTCTGACCCTGAACTTGCCAGAAATGTGGGAACTGTCCGGTTATAACAAAGTTGATCCACAGTGGGCGATTCACTACAGCATTGCTTACACCAGCTGGAGTCAGTTCCAGGAGCTGAAAGCCACTGGCAACAACGGCCAGACCCTGTTCTATAAAGATGAAAGCTTTAAAGATGCGTACCGTATTGCTTTAGGTACCACCTACTATATGGATAAGAACTGGACCTTCCGTACCGGTATCGCATTTGACGATAGCCCGGTTCCTGCGGATCACCGTTCTATCTCTATCCCGGATCAGGACCGCTTCTGGCTGAGTGCGGGTACCACTTACGCCTTTAACGAAGATGCGTCTGTCGATGTGGGTGTTTCCTACATGCACGGCCAGCATGTTGAGTTCAAAGAAGGTCCTTATACCTTCCAGTCTGATGGTAAAGCGTGGCTGTACGGCATGAACTTTAACTATGCATTCTGA
- a CDS encoding YfcZ/YiiS family protein, translating to MSKNTADETPVCCCIDVGSIIDNTDCTATYSRVFATKAEAEETLAALSAKAREVENEPCQIVPTFTEEAEGVRLDIDFIFSCQAETMIFQLGLR from the coding sequence ATGAGTAAAAACACTGCTGATGAAACCCCGGTTTGCTGCTGTATTGATGTCGGTTCTATCATTGATAATACTGACTGCACAGCGACCTACAGCCGCGTATTCGCTACCAAAGCAGAAGCTGAAGAAACTCTGGCAGCGTTGAGCGCAAAAGCTCGTGAAGTAGAAAATGAACCTTGCCAAATCGTTCCGACGTTTACTGAAGAAGCTGAAGGTGTTCGTCTGGATATTGATTTCATCTTCAGCTGCCAGGCTGAAACCATGATCTTCCAGCTGGGCCTGCGTTAA